One part of the Clostridia bacterium genome encodes these proteins:
- a CDS encoding AbrB/MazE/SpoVT family DNA-binding domain-containing protein — MKSTGIVRKVDELGRVVIPIELRRTLNIEEKDSLEIYVDGEHIILKKYEPACIFCQNAKDVIVYKGKNICPACMEEFKK, encoded by the coding sequence ATTGTAAGAAAAGTTGATGAGCTAGGTAGGGTTGTAATTCCGATAGAATTAAGGAGAACCCTTAATATAGAGGAAAAGGATTCCTTAGAGATATATGTTGATGGCGAACATATCATATTGAAGAAATATGAGCCAGCATGCATATTCTGCCAAAATGCAAAGGACGTAATTGTTTACAAAGGCAAAAACATTTGCCCAGCTTGCATGGAAGAATTCAAAAAGTAA
- a CDS encoding DUF1858 domain-containing protein, whose amino-acid sequence MKFTKDMTVAQILRANPNTAEVFMRYGMHCLGUPGATGESVEQAAMVHGFDGDQLLEDLNKVN is encoded by the coding sequence ATGAAATTCACAAAGGATATGACTGTGGCTCAGATTTTGAGAGCAAATCCCAATACTGCTGAGGTTTTCATGAGATATGGAATGCATTGCCTTGGCTGACCGGGTGCTACAGGAGAGTCTGTGGAACAGGCTGCTATGGTGCATGGTTTTGATGGAGATCAGCTTTTAGAAGATTTGAATAAAGTAAATTAG